A region from the Acidobacteriota bacterium genome encodes:
- a CDS encoding HigA family addiction module antitoxin, whose protein sequence is METITRLLKAHGLPTNRPPTSPGEMVSHFLDDLDLSQAEVARALGLTANRLNEVVKGKRGISADTALRLAAYFGTTAQFWLNVQDAWDLWHELKRGSRTYLAIRQPRAVRAAAREMAAGGA, encoded by the coding sequence GTGGAGACTATCACTAGGCTGCTGAAGGCCCACGGGTTGCCGACCAACCGCCCCCCCACCTCGCCAGGTGAAATGGTCTCGCACTTTCTCGACGATCTGGACCTCTCGCAGGCGGAAGTAGCACGGGCACTGGGGTTGACGGCCAACCGGCTGAACGAGGTCGTCAAGGGCAAGCGTGGTATCAGCGCCGATACGGCGCTTCGTCTCGCCGCCTACTTTGGCACGACGGCACAGTTCTGGCTGAACGTGCAGGACGCGTGGGACCTCTGGCACGAACTGAAGAGAGGCTCTCGAACGTATCTGGCCATTCGGCAACCGCGGGCCGTGCGTGCGGCGGCCCGAGAGATGGCGGCCGGCGGCGCGTAG
- a CDS encoding type II toxin-antitoxin system RelE/ParE family toxin: MIRTFADAGTEDIFNGRSSKAARKQLPVSLWPRARRLLDQLQRAHVVGDMAQPPGNRFERLSDRRYSVRVNDQYRVAFHWDEGAAEEVWCGDYH; encoded by the coding sequence GTGATTCGGACCTTCGCGGACGCGGGCACCGAGGACATCTTCAACGGACGCTCCAGCAAGGCTGCGCGGAAACAGCTCCCCGTCTCCTTGTGGCCCCGAGCACGCCGACTGCTCGACCAACTGCAGCGTGCCCACGTCGTCGGAGACATGGCACAGCCGCCGGGCAACCGATTCGAGCGGCTCTCGGATCGCCGCTACAGCGTACGCGTCAACGACCAATACCGTGTCGCCTTCCACTGGGATGAGGGCGCCGCCGAGGAGGTGTGGTGTGGAGACTATCACTAG
- a CDS encoding MFS transporter has translation MPDTRRSSAAVAFPGARMALVLLLLINLFNYVDRMVLASVVGEIKDTLPTGPTLTAMVSWLQQRMGFKPEDALIGVLGTAFMVTYMIGAPVFARLAERYSRWVLVGIGVALWSLASGASGLSGTLAVLLLTRCFVGVGEAAYGPVAPTIISDLYPVEKRGQVLAWFYMAIPVGSALGYGLGGLVAHSGIGDWGAALLGARHESWRWAFYLVVIPGLILGAMSLFMREPTRGQADPGAGHGHVKVRWSDYKLLFRTPSYVFCTIGMTAMTFAIGGIAMWMPYYLQKQRGVSDWASTVLFGGIVAVAGLTATLAGGIAGDKLRRRFPGSYFLVSGTAMIIGFPLFLATLYVPVAWIWPFVFLTLFCLFFNTGPTNTILANVTHPSMRAAAFAVNIFIIHALGDVISPVVIGLLNDYFGHDMNKSFLIVGVMFLLAGIAWLFGMRHLQRDTELAPTRMGTST, from the coding sequence ATGCCCGATACCCGCCGATCCTCAGCTGCCGTAGCGTTCCCCGGCGCCCGCATGGCGCTCGTGCTGCTGTTGCTCATCAATCTGTTCAACTACGTCGACCGCATGGTCCTCGCGTCTGTCGTCGGGGAAATCAAGGACACGCTGCCGACGGGCCCTACGCTGACGGCGATGGTCTCGTGGTTGCAGCAGCGGATGGGGTTCAAGCCTGAGGACGCACTCATCGGTGTGCTCGGCACCGCCTTCATGGTCACCTACATGATCGGCGCACCGGTGTTCGCCCGTTTGGCCGAACGCTACTCGCGCTGGGTCCTCGTCGGCATCGGCGTGGCGCTCTGGAGCCTGGCGAGCGGCGCGTCGGGGTTATCCGGCACGCTGGCGGTTCTCTTACTGACACGGTGCTTCGTCGGCGTTGGGGAGGCCGCGTACGGCCCCGTGGCTCCGACGATCATCTCGGACCTGTATCCGGTGGAGAAGCGGGGGCAGGTGCTTGCGTGGTTCTACATGGCGATTCCGGTTGGGAGCGCCCTCGGATACGGCCTCGGCGGTCTCGTTGCGCACTCGGGGATCGGTGACTGGGGTGCTGCACTGCTTGGCGCCCGCCACGAAAGCTGGCGATGGGCCTTCTACCTGGTCGTCATTCCGGGTTTGATTCTCGGCGCAATGAGTCTCTTCATGCGCGAGCCGACGCGGGGGCAGGCGGATCCGGGTGCGGGACACGGCCACGTCAAGGTGCGCTGGAGCGACTACAAGCTGCTCTTTCGTACGCCGTCGTACGTCTTCTGCACCATCGGCATGACGGCTATGACGTTTGCCATCGGCGGGATTGCGATGTGGATGCCGTACTACCTTCAGAAGCAGCGCGGTGTCTCCGACTGGGCGTCCACGGTGCTCTTTGGCGGCATCGTCGCGGTGGCGGGGTTGACGGCCACGCTGGCCGGCGGGATTGCCGGCGACAAGCTGCGGCGGCGTTTTCCCGGGTCGTATTTCCTCGTGTCGGGCACGGCGATGATCATCGGCTTCCCGCTCTTTCTCGCGACGCTCTACGTGCCGGTCGCGTGGATCTGGCCCTTCGTCTTCCTGACGTTGTTCTGCCTGTTCTTCAATACCGGTCCAACCAACACGATTCTCGCCAACGTCACGCATCCGTCGATGCGTGCGGCGGCCTTCGCGGTCAACATCTTCATCATTCATGCGCTGGGCGACGTCATCTCGCCGGTCGTCATCGGCTTGCTGAACGACTACTTCGGCCACGACATGAACAAGTCGTTCCTGATCGTAGGTGTGATGTTCCTGCTCGCCGGGATCGCGTGGCTCTTCGGCATGCGTCATCTGCAGCGCGACACCGAACTCGCCCCGACGCGCATGGGCACCTCGACGTAA
- a CDS encoding CPBP family intramembrane metalloprotease translates to MKFLLLTICGVLIFALTMTFVPLLPAWVDYAARAGLLLLFAGLWWVAREGHRLSRFRPVFFAYFAAVFSLSLGYFFADSGLRILGLTTHTPTGIAAAKCLQASLIVFGILVVAWLCGEDPASLYLRKGRLALGLSVGAITAAALLVLTLQQPAVRALGTARLLSLAPWILLFVVSNAFMEELLFRGLFLGRYESLIGTWPAILSTALAFTLAHLQVAYTPDLWGFLLVLLGFSIAWGWLMQKTASVWGSVLFHAGADLLIVLPIFGALGAA, encoded by the coding sequence ATGAAGTTCCTGCTCCTCACCATTTGCGGAGTCCTCATCTTCGCGCTCACGATGACCTTTGTCCCCCTGCTACCGGCGTGGGTCGACTACGCTGCGAGAGCGGGATTGCTTCTCCTTTTCGCCGGGCTGTGGTGGGTCGCACGCGAGGGGCACCGGTTGAGCCGCTTCCGGCCGGTGTTCTTTGCGTACTTCGCCGCGGTGTTCAGCCTGTCGTTGGGGTACTTCTTCGCAGACAGCGGGCTGAGGATTCTGGGACTGACCACGCACACGCCGACCGGCATCGCGGCGGCGAAGTGTCTGCAGGCGTCGCTGATCGTCTTCGGGATTCTCGTGGTGGCGTGGCTCTGCGGTGAAGATCCGGCCTCCCTCTACCTCCGGAAAGGTCGTTTAGCACTCGGCCTCAGCGTGGGGGCGATTACCGCTGCGGCACTTCTGGTTCTGACCCTGCAGCAACCGGCCGTGAGAGCCCTCGGCACAGCCAGGCTGTTGTCATTGGCCCCATGGATCCTGCTCTTCGTGGTCTCCAACGCCTTCATGGAGGAACTCCTCTTTCGCGGATTGTTTCTTGGACGATACGAATCGCTGATTGGCACATGGCCGGCCATTCTCTCGACGGCCCTGGCGTTCACGCTGGCTCACCTGCAGGTCGCCTACACGCCAGACCTCTGGGGTTTTCTGCTCGTGCTCCTCGGGTTCTCGATCGCGTGGGGGTGGCTGATGCAGAAGACCGCGAGTGTGTGGGGATCGGTCTTGTTTCACGCCGGGGCGGATTTGTTGATTGTCTTGCCCATCTTCGGCGCCTTGGGTGCTGCGTAA